One Acidobacteriota bacterium genomic window, TCGGTCTTGCCCTTGGCGGGGGCCTTCTCGGTCTTGTCGGTCTTCTCGCTCTTGGCGCTCATTTCGGTTCCCTCAGTCCAGAACGGCGTTGCACTTGCGGCACACGCGGGCCTTGCGCCCCCCCTCCACCACCTTGAAGGCTGGGCGGACGGGCTGCTGGCACTCCTTGCAGACCAGCATCAGGCGGCCCATCGGCATGGAGGATTCCTTCTCGAGAATCCCGCCCTTGATGTTCCGCTGGGGGTTGGCCTTGGTGTGGCGCTTCACGAAGTTCACGTTTTCGACGACGGCCCGCTCCTTCTCCGGGAGAATGGAGAGGACCCGTCCCCGCTTGCCCTTCTCCTTGCCGGAGAGGACCACCACCTGGTCGTTCTTCTTGATTCGGTTACCCACGGGTCGCCCCCATTTCAGATGACCTCGGGGGCGAGGGAGACGATCTTCATGAAGCGCTTCTCCCTGAGCTCCCGGGCCACGGGACCGAAAACGCGCGTGCCGACGGGCTCACCCTTGTCGTCCACCAGCACCGCGGCGTTGTTGTCGAATCGGATGTACGAGCCGTCCCGGCGCCGCGTCTCCTTCACGGTCCGGACGACGACGGCCTTGACGACCTTTCCCTTCTTGATGGTTCCCTGGGGCGCCGCCTCCTTCACCGCGCAGGTGATGATGTCGCCCAAGCCCGCGTAGCGGCCCATGGACGCACCGCCTTTTAGACGGATGCAGGAGAGCTTCTTGGCTCCCGAGTTGTCGGCCACATCGAGAATGGTTCCCATCTGGATCATGGCGTGCTCCTACCCTCGGACCTCAGCGGGCCTTCTCGAGGACCTTCTTCACGGCCCAATGCTTGTCTCGGCTCAGGGGCCGGGTCTCCACGATGAGGACCTTGTCCCCCACGCCGCACTGGTTCCCCTCGTCGTGGGCCTTGAACCGGGAGGTCCGGTTCACGACCTTCTGATAGGTCTTGTGGAAGATCTTGCGTTCCACCTTCACCACGACGGTCTTCTCCATCTTGTCCGAAACCACCACGCCGACTTTGGTTGCCCGGTGGCGGTGGGGACTCTGGGTCTTGGTCGCGTCCATTTTCAGTTCCCTCCGGCCGGCCGCTGCTTCTCGGCCAGGATGGTCTTGACCCTCGCCAGACCCCGCCGGTAGGCCCGGATGAGCTGGGGGTTTTCGATCTGGCCCGAAGCCATCTGGAAGCGAAGCTTCATCAGGTGTTCGGTGATCTCGCTCTCCTCGCGCCTCAACTCGTCCAAGGAGAGGTCACGGATCTTCTGGGGCCGTCTGAGCTCCTGCGGCTTCATCATAGGGAGAACTCCTGGTCCTTGCGGGAAACGAAACGCGTCTTGATGGGCAGCTTCTGGGCCGCCAGGCGGAAAGCCTCCTGGGCGATGTCCAGGGTGACGCCTTCCAGCTCGAAGAGGATCCGCCCCGGCTTCACTGTGGCGACCCACCCCTCCAGATTTCCCTTGCCCTTGCCCATGCGGGTTTCCAGGGGTTTCTTCGTGTAGGGCTTGGCGGGGAAGATCCGGATCCACATCTTTCCCCCGCGTTTGATGTAGCGGTTGATGGCCACGCGGCCCGCTTCGATCTGGCGGTTCGTGATCCAGGCGGGCTCAAGGGCCATGAGGCCGTAGTCCCCGAAGGACACCGAGCTTCCGCGCACGGCGATCCCACCCCTGCGGCCCCTCTGCTGCTTCCTGTATTTGACCTTCTTCGGCATCAACATGGCGCGTACTCCCGGTGGCCTACTTGCTCACCTTCTGGCCCTTGTAGATCCAGACTTTCACGCCGATGACCCCGTAGGTCGTGTGGGCCTCGGCGAGCCCGTAGTCGATGTCGCTCCTCAGGGTCTGGAGCGGCAGCCGGCCCTCCAGATACCATTCGGAACGGGCGATCTCCGCTCCGTTCAGGCGCCCGGCCACGCGGATGCGGATCCCCAGCGCGCCGAACTTGCCGGCCATTTCGATGGCGCGCTTCATGGCCCGGCGGAAGGCCACGCGCTTGGTGAGCTGAAGGGCGATGGACTCGGCCACAAGGCGCGCGTCGATCTCGGGGCGGTGGATTTCGTCGATCTTGATGTAGACCTCACGGTCCAGGCGACGCTGGATCTCCTCCTTGAGGCGGTCCACCTCGGCGCCCTTTTTTCCGATGATCACGCCGGGGCGGCTCGTGGCGATGGTCACGGTCAGCTTCTTGCCGGCCCGCTCCATGTCCACGCGAGAGACCCCCGCGTGCTTGAGGCGCTGGAGGAGTTCCTTTCTCAGGACGAGGTCCTCGTGAAGGAGGGTCTTGTACTCCTTCTTGGAGAACCAGCGGGACTCCCAGTCCTTGTTGAAACCCACCCGGAAACCCACGGGATTCACTTTCTGGCCCAATGCTCACCTCCAAACACGGTGCTGCGCGCCATTCAACGCCGGCCGTTCCCGGCGGGGGGCGTCCCCGCCCGGCCCGATTCTCAAGTCCCGCCTACTTCCTCACGTCCAGGCCGATGGTGATGTGGCACTGGCGGCGCTGGACCCGGTACGCCCGCCCCATGGGGGCCGGCAAAGTCCGCTTGCGCATCTTGAGGGAGGCGCCGTTCACCTGGATGCTCCGAACCACGAGCTCGTCCACGTCCACCTGGCGGCCAGGCCGGCTCTCGGCGTTGGCGACGGCGGACTTGAGGAGCTTCTGGATGTCCCTCGCCACGTGCTTCTTGGCGAAGCGCAGGATGGAGAGGGCCTCGTTCACCGAACGGCCCCGGATCATGTCCGCCACGAGGCGGGTCTTCTGGGCCGACGTGTTCACGTAGGTGATCTTGGCGGTGGCGATCATTTCGGGCTCCCGGCTCACTTCTTCACCTCGGCCTTTTTCTTTTCGCCCGAGTGGCCCCGGAAGGTGCGGGTGGGGGCGAACTCGCCCAGGCGATGGCCGATCATGTTTTCGGTCACGTACACGGGAACGAACTTCTTCCCGTTATGGACGGCGATGGTGTGGTTGAGCATGGAGGGCACGATCATGGACCTCCGGCTCCAGGTCTTGATGACGGCCTTCTTTCCCGAGGCGTTCATGGCCTCCACCTTCTTGTCGAGGTGGGCGTCCACGAAGGGGCCCTTCTTCAGCGAGCGGGTCATGCTACTTTCTCCTCTTCAGGATGAACCGGGCCGTGCGCTTGTTGCGGCGGGTCTTGTAGCCCTTGGTGGGAACGCCCCAGGGGGTCACCGGGTGCCGCCCGCCCTTGCTCTTGCCCTCGCCGCCACCGTGGGGGTGGTCCACGGGGTTCATGGCCGTGCCGCGGACCTTCGGCCGGCGGCCCAGCCACCGGGAGCGGCCGGCCTTGCCCAGGGTGACGTTCTGGTGGTCCACGTTGCCCACCTGACCGACGGTGGCATAGCAGCGCACGCTCACGTAGCGCATTTCCCCGGAGGGCATGCGCAGGGTGGCCATCCGGCCTTCCTTGGCCATGAGCTGGGCCGATGCTCCCGCCGAGCGGGCGATCTGGCCGCCTCCGCCCTCGTGAAGCTCCACGTTGTGCACCATGGTGCCCACCGGGATCTTCTGCAAGGGGAGGGCGTTCCCGACCACGACCTCGGCCTCTTCGCCGGCCATCACCTTGCCGCCGACGGCGAGTCCGTCCGGACAAAGGATGTAGCGCTTCTCGCCGTCCATGTAATGAAGGAGGGCGATCCGACAGGTGCGGTTGGGATCGTATTCGACCGCCGCCACGCGCGCTTCGATGCCGCGCTTGTCGCGCTTGAAGTCCACGATGCGGTAGCGCCGCTTGTGGCCTCCGCCCCGGCGGCGCATGGTGACGTGGCCGTCGGCGTTCCTTCCGCTGAGCCGCTTCTTCGGCGCCAACAGCC contains:
- the rplB gene encoding 50S ribosomal protein L2, whose product is MAIKTYKPYTASRRYITTATFEEVTQKAPEKRLLAPKKRLSGRNADGHVTMRRRGGGHKRRYRIVDFKRDKRGIEARVAAVEYDPNRTCRIALLHYMDGEKRYILCPDGLAVGGKVMAGEEAEVVVGNALPLQKIPVGTMVHNVELHEGGGGQIARSAGASAQLMAKEGRMATLRMPSGEMRYVSVRCYATVGQVGNVDHQNVTLGKAGRSRWLGRRPKVRGTAMNPVDHPHGGGEGKSKGGRHPVTPWGVPTKGYKTRRNKRTARFILKRRK
- the rpsS gene encoding 30S ribosomal protein S19; protein product: MTRSLKKGPFVDAHLDKKVEAMNASGKKAVIKTWSRRSMIVPSMLNHTIAVHNGKKFVPVYVTENMIGHRLGEFAPTRTFRGHSGEKKKAEVKK
- the rpmC gene encoding 50S ribosomal protein L29, with translation MMKPQELRRPQKIRDLSLDELRREESEITEHLMKLRFQMASGQIENPQLIRAYRRGLARVKTILAEKQRPAGGN
- the rplV gene encoding 50S ribosomal protein L22, which gives rise to MIATAKITYVNTSAQKTRLVADMIRGRSVNEALSILRFAKKHVARDIQKLLKSAVANAESRPGRQVDVDELVVRSIQVNGASLKMRKRTLPAPMGRAYRVQRRQCHITIGLDVRK
- the rpsQ gene encoding 30S ribosomal protein S17, whose product is MDATKTQSPHRHRATKVGVVVSDKMEKTVVVKVERKIFHKTYQKVVNRTSRFKAHDEGNQCGVGDKVLIVETRPLSRDKHWAVKKVLEKAR
- the rplN gene encoding 50S ribosomal protein L14 — its product is MIQMGTILDVADNSGAKKLSCIRLKGGASMGRYAGLGDIITCAVKEAAPQGTIKKGKVVKAVVVRTVKETRRRDGSYIRFDNNAAVLVDDKGEPVGTRVFGPVARELREKRFMKIVSLAPEVI
- the rplX gene encoding 50S ribosomal protein L24, translated to MGNRIKKNDQVVVLSGKEKGKRGRVLSILPEKERAVVENVNFVKRHTKANPQRNIKGGILEKESSMPMGRLMLVCKECQQPVRPAFKVVEGGRKARVCRKCNAVLD
- the rpsC gene encoding 30S ribosomal protein S3, which gives rise to MGQKVNPVGFRVGFNKDWESRWFSKKEYKTLLHEDLVLRKELLQRLKHAGVSRVDMERAGKKLTVTIATSRPGVIIGKKGAEVDRLKEEIQRRLDREVYIKIDEIHRPEIDARLVAESIALQLTKRVAFRRAMKRAIEMAGKFGALGIRIRVAGRLNGAEIARSEWYLEGRLPLQTLRSDIDYGLAEAHTTYGVIGVKVWIYKGQKVSK
- the rplP gene encoding 50S ribosomal protein L16, whose protein sequence is MLMPKKVKYRKQQRGRRGGIAVRGSSVSFGDYGLMALEPAWITNRQIEAGRVAINRYIKRGGKMWIRIFPAKPYTKKPLETRMGKGKGNLEGWVATVKPGRILFELEGVTLDIAQEAFRLAAQKLPIKTRFVSRKDQEFSL